Proteins encoded together in one Lysinibacillus sp. FSL K6-0232 window:
- a CDS encoding post-transcriptional regulator, producing the protein MSMQHQQLFEQIRPAIDSKIAEFKHFQYDAITAEELWRYCVEKKWRKKNVEQLRLHEVIATIFAVSPSDIVSFNQVELLQSDNWFEEVNTEELKMLLGPAKIS; encoded by the coding sequence ATGAGTATGCAACATCAGCAACTATTTGAACAAATTCGTCCGGCAATTGATAGTAAGATAGCAGAGTTCAAGCATTTTCAATATGATGCGATTACGGCTGAGGAACTTTGGCGTTATTGTGTGGAGAAAAAGTGGCGTAAAAAAAATGTAGAGCAACTGCGTTTACATGAGGTAATTGCTACCATTTTTGCAGTATCACCATCTGATATTGTGTCATTTAATCAAGTAGAGCTTTTACAAAGTGATAACTGGTTTGAGGAAGTAAATACAGAGGAATTAAAAATGCTGCTTGGCCCAGCAAAAATATCATAA
- a CDS encoding LysM peptidoglycan-binding domain-containing protein: protein MIRREEGRKKLRIHIVQKGDTLWKIAKEYGISFEDLKRLNVHLANPDYIVPGMEIILPEKINKESQRHSPKEMPKKETQVPKEAPITKEAPKKEVQKPTPPPPPIVPPPPAPMPMPEPRMIPIPIPMPMQMPQQPMWVPQPVEMNWHQQVVMPQVEQNVTPPVQIQPPPKPAPVPPPVAKPKPEPPPPKPQPQPAPPPPVQMMPQMPAVPYCPSCHQPVYHQMWWQMPMQPQVEPYMMPQQPMPCDMPKQKIGGIDDFLESTPFFPKHDTQMQPQFDMNMGQSCGCGTQPQPMMMPDMNMGQSCGCGTQPPPMMMPDMNMGQSCGCGTQPQPMMMPTWYMDPCHCPPPPCPSGGPWMPPHYFPGGMTPYRW from the coding sequence ATGATACGTAGAGAGGAAGGGAGGAAAAAATTGCGTATTCATATTGTTCAAAAGGGAGATACATTGTGGAAGATTGCGAAAGAGTACGGCATTTCGTTTGAAGATTTGAAGCGGCTCAATGTCCATCTTGCCAACCCAGATTATATTGTTCCAGGTATGGAAATTATTTTGCCTGAAAAAATAAATAAAGAGTCGCAGCGCCATTCACCTAAGGAGATGCCGAAGAAGGAAACACAGGTACCAAAGGAGGCTCCTATTACGAAGGAAGCACCTAAAAAAGAGGTACAGAAGCCAACGCCACCACCGCCGCCCATTGTGCCGCCACCACCAGCTCCAATGCCGATGCCGGAGCCACGTATGATACCAATACCGATACCAATGCCGATGCAAATGCCACAACAGCCAATGTGGGTGCCGCAGCCTGTGGAAATGAATTGGCATCAGCAAGTGGTGATGCCGCAAGTTGAGCAAAATGTTACACCGCCAGTACAAATACAGCCACCGCCGAAACCAGCACCAGTACCACCACCTGTCGCTAAACCAAAGCCAGAACCGCCACCACCGAAGCCACAGCCTCAACCAGCGCCACCGCCACCAGTGCAAATGATGCCACAAATGCCTGCTGTTCCATATTGTCCGAGCTGCCATCAGCCTGTTTATCATCAAATGTGGTGGCAAATGCCAATGCAGCCACAAGTCGAGCCGTATATGATGCCACAGCAGCCAATGCCTTGTGATATGCCAAAGCAAAAGATCGGGGGGATAGATGATTTCTTAGAATCTACACCGTTTTTCCCAAAACATGATACACAGATGCAGCCACAATTTGATATGAATATGGGTCAATCCTGTGGATGTGGTACACAACCGCAACCAATGATGATGCCTGATATGAATATGGGTCAGTCTTGTGGATGTGGTACGCAACCACCGCCAATGATGATGCCTGATATGAATATGGGTCAATCCTGCGGATGTGGTACACAACCGCAACCAATGATGATGCCTACTTGGTATATGGACCCTTGTCACTGTCCACCGCCTCCATGCCCGTCAGGTGGTCCTTGGATGCCACCGCATTATTTCCCAGGCGGGATGACGCCTTATCGATGGTGA
- the secDF gene encoding protein translocase subunit SecDF, translating into MKLKSRIVAFLLILVLFAAGISTTVNGVLKDIKLGLDLQGGFEVLYEVNELKEGQKITPEVVAATATALGNRVNAIGVSEPSIQVEGENRIRVQLAGVEDQESARKLLSTSANLTFRDVDDNLLLDGDDLKENGATDSFDQQNRPIVSLKLKDAKKFADITSKIAAKPPGENLLVVWLDFEEGVDSYKAESQKADPRYASAARVDQTLNTTDVMISGSFTVEETKNLAGILNAGALPVKLDEIYSTSVGAQFGADALNDTIFAGIVGVVIIFLFMLFYYRLPGFISVITLAVFTFLVLVVFDWINAVLTLPGIAAIVLGIGMAVDANILAAERIREELRVGHPVKKAFQLGSKQSLSAIVDAQLTTLLAAAVLFYFGTSSVKGFATTLIISILLSFLTAVWGSRVLLGLLVNSGYFNNPAWFGIAKSKQHSLDENIGALDLSTKFDRFDFVHNRKKFYTLSLAILVAGLVVLGIFRLNLGIDFSSGTRIQIEADQTLTKEEVSKYIKSIGFPSDDIVLSGEKSNSAVVRYKTDLSQADILTFQNETTEKYGHNPTVSTVSPTVGKELVKNAIKALSLAALGIIIYVAIRFEWRMGVGAIVSLLHDVFLIVAVFSFMRLEVDITFIAAVLTIVGYSINDTIVTFDRMRENLERYDTINDREILANIVNKSLRQTMGRSVNTVLTVIIVVVALLIFGAPSIQNFSIALLIGLVTGMYSSICIAAQIWYSLKIREMKKTDGQLKKKEKKQWGTDEPVV; encoded by the coding sequence ATGAAACTAAAAAGTCGTATAGTTGCATTCTTATTAATTCTAGTGCTTTTTGCCGCAGGAATTAGTACGACTGTAAACGGCGTCTTAAAGGACATCAAGCTTGGTCTTGACTTACAAGGCGGGTTTGAAGTGCTTTATGAGGTAAATGAATTAAAAGAAGGACAAAAAATTACACCAGAAGTTGTTGCAGCAACGGCTACAGCTCTAGGCAACCGCGTAAATGCAATTGGGGTCAGTGAGCCAAGCATTCAGGTTGAGGGAGAAAATCGTATTCGTGTGCAATTAGCGGGTGTTGAGGATCAAGAATCCGCACGTAAGCTACTGTCTACTTCTGCGAACTTAACATTCCGTGATGTGGATGATAATTTACTATTGGATGGAGATGACCTAAAGGAAAATGGAGCAACTGACTCCTTTGACCAACAAAACCGTCCAATTGTATCATTAAAATTAAAAGATGCGAAAAAATTTGCTGATATCACAAGCAAAATTGCCGCAAAACCACCAGGCGAAAATTTACTTGTTGTATGGTTAGATTTTGAAGAAGGCGTCGATTCTTATAAAGCGGAATCACAAAAGGCGGACCCTCGCTATGCATCAGCTGCAAGAGTTGACCAAACATTAAATACAACGGATGTAATGATTAGTGGTAGCTTTACAGTTGAAGAAACAAAAAATTTAGCAGGTATTTTAAATGCAGGAGCATTGCCTGTTAAATTGGATGAAATTTATTCAACATCTGTAGGTGCACAGTTTGGTGCAGATGCATTAAATGATACAATCTTTGCGGGTATTGTTGGCGTAGTAATTATTTTCTTATTTATGCTATTCTACTACCGCTTACCTGGCTTTATTTCAGTTATTACACTGGCTGTTTTCACATTCCTAGTATTGGTTGTTTTTGATTGGATTAATGCAGTATTAACGCTTCCGGGTATTGCAGCCATTGTACTTGGTATTGGGATGGCTGTTGATGCTAATATTTTAGCAGCGGAGCGTATTCGAGAGGAATTACGTGTAGGGCATCCTGTGAAAAAAGCGTTCCAGCTTGGATCGAAGCAATCCCTATCAGCAATTGTCGATGCACAGTTAACGACTTTACTAGCTGCAGCAGTGCTATTTTACTTTGGGACAAGCTCTGTAAAAGGCTTTGCGACAACATTAATTATTAGTATTTTACTAAGCTTCCTTACAGCGGTATGGGGTTCACGTGTCCTATTAGGCTTGCTTGTAAATAGTGGCTATTTCAATAATCCAGCATGGTTTGGTATTGCTAAATCGAAGCAGCATAGTCTGGATGAAAATATTGGTGCATTAGATTTATCGACGAAATTTGATCGTTTTGATTTTGTACACAACCGTAAGAAATTTTATACATTGTCATTAGCTATTTTAGTGGCTGGTTTAGTTGTTCTTGGTATTTTCCGTCTAAATCTTGGTATTGATTTCTCTAGTGGTACACGTATTCAAATTGAAGCAGATCAAACATTAACAAAAGAAGAAGTATCAAAATATATAAAAAGCATCGGCTTCCCATCAGATGATATTGTTCTTTCAGGAGAAAAGAGTAATTCTGCTGTTGTGCGTTATAAAACCGATTTATCACAGGCTGATATTTTGACATTCCAAAATGAAACAACGGAGAAATATGGTCATAATCCTACTGTCAGTACCGTATCACCTACAGTTGGGAAGGAGCTTGTGAAAAATGCTATTAAGGCATTGTCACTTGCAGCACTAGGGATCATTATTTATGTAGCGATTCGTTTTGAATGGCGCATGGGTGTCGGGGCAATTGTTTCCCTGTTACATGATGTATTCTTAATTGTTGCTGTCTTTAGCTTTATGCGCTTAGAGGTGGATATTACATTTATTGCGGCTGTGTTAACAATTGTTGGCTACTCGATTAATGATACGATTGTTACATTTGACCGTATGCGTGAAAACTTAGAGCGATATGATACAATTAATGATCGAGAAATATTGGCGAATATTGTCAATAAATCGTTACGCCAAACAATGGGACGTTCTGTTAACACAGTATTAACCGTTATTATTGTAGTTGTGGCGTT
- a CDS encoding phosphotransferase: MKRAKQVEIAEKVRAIHRQLGCMEPSLVLPIVQSDDEQLIVQAWQEGSHGANFTYKKDRKEALKLLITLHDTHKKIAWQRVPGLHTYSQLLKWQMRYMRFKSRRNEFRAFLTREEIDQILHYSDKSLQLIAMEDAPEKDITLLHGDVVHHNFLWCSDGQLRLIDFDLAHLGEADDEYILWLHRVLPAVDYDLGKIFAELPELKRLDKRKLHRLKYPNELLREWLFAVDLPLEQQLVFLDYLVPFTKRALTYWPKLWYDIDRFVKK; this comes from the coding sequence GTGAAGCGGGCGAAGCAAGTAGAAATTGCGGAGAAGGTGAGGGCTATCCATCGTCAGCTAGGCTGTATGGAGCCTTCCCTCGTTTTACCAATTGTACAAAGTGATGATGAACAGTTAATTGTGCAAGCATGGCAAGAAGGAAGCCATGGTGCAAACTTTACCTATAAAAAAGATCGCAAGGAAGCTCTTAAGCTCTTAATCACTTTACATGACACACATAAAAAAATTGCTTGGCAGCGAGTGCCAGGCTTGCATACCTACTCACAGCTTTTAAAATGGCAAATGCGCTATATGCGTTTTAAAAGCAGACGCAATGAATTTAGGGCATTTTTAACAAGAGAAGAAATCGATCAAATTTTACATTATAGTGATAAGTCGCTACAGTTGATAGCGATGGAGGATGCACCTGAAAAAGACATCACGCTTTTACATGGAGATGTTGTTCATCATAATTTTTTATGGTGCTCTGATGGACAATTACGCTTAATTGATTTTGATTTAGCGCACCTTGGAGAAGCAGATGATGAATATATTTTATGGCTGCATCGTGTATTGCCAGCTGTGGATTACGATCTTGGTAAGATATTTGCAGAGTTACCAGAGCTGAAACGGCTGGATAAAAGAAAGCTTCATCGTTTGAAATATCCAAATGAGTTATTACGTGAATGGCTGTTTGCTGTGGATTTACCACTCGAGCAGCAGCTAGTATTTTTAGATTATTTAGTGCCATTTACAAAACGCGCTCTCACTTATTGGCCAAAATTGTGGTACGATATTGATAGATTTGTGAAGAAATGA
- the queA gene encoding tRNA preQ1(34) S-adenosylmethionine ribosyltransferase-isomerase QueA translates to MRVEDFDFILPEELIAQTPLVDRTASRLMVVTPGTKQVEHHRFAHILEELHAGDCLVLNDTKVLPARLMGVKEETGAHIEVLLLKQLAGTDEWETLVKPAKRVKVGTVITFGDGLLTATCTGELEHGGRTFMFHYDGIFYEILEQLGEMPLPPYIREKLEDRDRYQTVYAKERGSAAAPTAGLHFTEELLAQVKAKGVEVVFITLHVGLGTFRPVSVDSIENHEMHAEFYSVTEEAAATINRVKQNGGKVIAVGTTSTRTLETIGSKYHGEVRAEQGWTSIFIYPGYRFTVVDGLITNFHLPKSTLVMLVSTLATRETILSAYQQAVEQRYRFFSFGDAMFIRPTR, encoded by the coding sequence ATGCGTGTAGAAGATTTTGATTTTATATTACCAGAGGAGCTTATTGCTCAAACACCATTAGTGGATCGAACAGCGAGTCGATTAATGGTTGTAACACCAGGCACTAAGCAAGTGGAGCATCACCGTTTTGCCCATATTTTAGAGGAACTACATGCTGGTGACTGTCTTGTATTAAATGATACAAAGGTTTTACCAGCGCGTTTAATGGGTGTCAAAGAAGAAACAGGGGCACATATAGAAGTATTACTGTTAAAGCAGTTAGCTGGTACAGATGAATGGGAAACACTTGTTAAACCAGCAAAGCGTGTTAAAGTAGGTACGGTCATTACATTTGGCGATGGTTTATTAACCGCTACTTGTACAGGCGAGCTTGAGCATGGTGGTCGTACATTTATGTTTCACTATGACGGCATCTTTTATGAAATATTGGAACAGCTTGGCGAAATGCCGTTACCACCATATATTCGTGAGAAGCTAGAGGACAGGGATCGCTATCAAACGGTTTATGCCAAAGAGCGTGGTTCAGCCGCAGCACCAACAGCAGGGCTACATTTTACAGAGGAACTATTAGCACAAGTGAAGGCAAAAGGGGTAGAGGTTGTCTTTATTACATTGCATGTTGGATTAGGCACTTTCCGTCCTGTTAGTGTGGATTCGATTGAAAATCATGAAATGCATGCCGAATTTTATAGTGTAACGGAGGAAGCAGCAGCTACCATTAACCGAGTAAAACAGAATGGCGGCAAGGTGATTGCTGTTGGGACAACCTCTACACGAACATTAGAAACAATTGGCTCTAAATATCATGGTGAAGTGCGAGCAGAGCAGGGATGGACATCTATTTTTATTTATCCAGGCTATCGCTTTACAGTAGTGGATGGCTTAATTACAAACTTCCATTTACCAAAATCAACGCTTGTGATGCTTGTTAGTACACTAGCTACAAGAGAAACCATTTTAAGTGCCTATCAGCAAGCGGTAGAGCAAAGATATCGCTTCTTTAGCTTTGGCGATGCGATGTTTATTCGCCCAACACGATAA
- the yajC gene encoding preprotein translocase subunit YajC: protein MDQLLGLAPILLMFVAMWFILIRPAKKRQQETQNMQNSLQRGDKVITIGGLHGVIDAIEDTAVTLKIAENVRVKFDRQAIGRIVNDSVK, encoded by the coding sequence ATGGATCAACTATTAGGGCTAGCACCAATACTATTAATGTTCGTTGCTATGTGGTTTATCTTAATTCGTCCAGCTAAAAAAAGACAGCAGGAAACGCAAAATATGCAAAATAGCTTGCAGCGTGGAGATAAAGTCATTACAATCGGTGGTCTACACGGTGTTATTGATGCAATCGAGGACACAGCAGTGACATTAAAAATCGCTGAAAATGTGCGTGTTAAGTTTGACCGTCAAGCAATTGGACGTATTGTAAACGATAGCGTGAAGTAA
- the ruvB gene encoding Holliday junction branch migration DNA helicase RuvB codes for MSERIMAGEAGSYDEQFELSLRPQRLSQYIGQHKVKENLQIFIEAAKLRQESLDHVLLYGPPGLGKTTLAAVIANEMNVNVRMTSGPAIERPGDLAAILSSLEPGDVLFIDEIHRLPRAIEEVLYPAMEDFCLDIVVGKGPEARSVRLDLPPFTLVGATTRAGALSAPLRDRFGVLLRLEYYDDRSLAEIVVRSAHLFDVEIEAVAAMEMARRSRGTPRIANRLLKRVRDYAQVLGDGMITEGLAKQALELLQVDPRGLDHIDHKLVTNMIERFQGGPVGLDTLAASIGEERVTIEDVYEPYLMQIGFIQRTPRGRVATHLAYEHFGYDYPQQT; via the coding sequence ATGTCTGAACGGATAATGGCTGGTGAGGCAGGAAGCTATGATGAGCAGTTTGAATTATCATTACGTCCCCAAAGGCTGTCACAATATATTGGACAGCATAAAGTAAAGGAAAATTTGCAAATATTTATTGAAGCCGCAAAGCTTCGTCAGGAAAGTTTAGACCATGTGCTGCTATATGGACCTCCAGGGCTTGGTAAAACAACCTTAGCCGCCGTTATTGCGAATGAGATGAATGTCAATGTACGTATGACAAGTGGTCCTGCGATTGAGCGTCCCGGAGATTTAGCAGCTATTTTAAGCTCATTAGAGCCTGGGGACGTCCTATTTATTGATGAAATTCATCGACTTCCCCGTGCTATTGAGGAAGTTTTATATCCAGCAATGGAAGACTTCTGTTTAGATATTGTTGTTGGGAAAGGGCCTGAAGCACGTTCCGTTCGCCTTGATTTACCTCCCTTTACACTTGTAGGTGCGACAACAAGAGCTGGTGCTTTATCAGCTCCTTTACGGGATCGCTTTGGTGTATTGCTACGCTTGGAATATTATGATGATCGTTCATTGGCTGAAATTGTTGTACGCAGTGCCCATTTATTTGATGTGGAGATTGAAGCAGTAGCGGCAATGGAAATGGCAAGACGTTCACGTGGGACACCGCGCATTGCTAATCGTTTATTAAAGCGAGTGCGGGATTATGCACAAGTGCTTGGAGATGGTATGATAACGGAGGGTCTTGCGAAGCAGGCATTAGAGCTATTACAAGTCGATCCTAGAGGGCTTGATCATATTGACCATAAGCTTGTTACAAATATGATTGAACGCTTTCAGGGAGGTCCTGTGGGCTTAGATACACTCGCTGCATCAATTGGTGAGGAGCGGGTGACAATAGAGGATGTATATGAGCCGTATTTAATGCAAATAGGGTTTATCCAGCGTACACCAAGAGGAAGAGTGGCAACACATTTAGCCTACGAACATTTTGGATATGACTATCCACAACAAACATAA
- the ruvA gene encoding Holliday junction branch migration protein RuvA: MYDYLKGQITRITPEYIVLEQQGIGWQLNTPNPFAFRLSALEQQIYVHLHVREDAQILYGFPNLDQRELFRKLILVSGIGPKGALAILATGNPQQVISAIEREDETFLVKFPGVGKKTARQMILDLKGKLGALLETIELPSTEEELPLFGVHPNKHELEEAILALLALGYSEKELEKIRPQLEDNDKLETTDAYMKQALQLLLKLK, from the coding sequence ATGTATGATTATTTAAAAGGACAAATTACCCGTATTACACCTGAATATATTGTACTTGAACAGCAGGGCATTGGCTGGCAGCTTAATACACCTAATCCATTTGCCTTTCGACTATCAGCACTTGAGCAACAAATATATGTCCATTTGCATGTACGTGAGGATGCACAAATATTATATGGTTTTCCAAACTTAGACCAGCGTGAACTATTCCGTAAGCTGATTTTAGTGTCAGGTATAGGGCCAAAAGGGGCGCTAGCTATTTTAGCTACTGGCAATCCACAGCAGGTAATTAGTGCAATTGAGCGTGAGGATGAAACATTTTTAGTGAAGTTCCCGGGCGTCGGGAAAAAAACAGCGCGCCAAATGATCCTCGATTTAAAAGGCAAGCTAGGTGCTTTATTGGAAACAATAGAGCTACCAAGTACAGAAGAAGAGCTACCACTATTTGGCGTTCATCCAAATAAGCATGAGCTAGAGGAAGCAATACTGGCATTACTGGCACTTGGATATTCTGAAAAAGAGCTTGAAAAAATTCGTCCGCAGCTTGAAGATAATGACAAGCTAGAAACAACAGATGCGTATATGAAGCAAGCATTGCAACTGCTATTAAAATTAAAGTAA
- a CDS encoding putative polysaccharide biosynthesis protein, producing the protein MSSFVRGTLFLMFVIFLSKLFGFFYRMQFMRIAGEEAVGIYMTVYPAFIFFISLIQLGLPIAVAKIVAELLAKNKRDSIFGVMRTAIIWSFIGMIIFMPLVALAIPYISTTLLHNEHTTFTLWIALFAVPVSVGSGLLRAYLQGVAKITPTAWAQMIEQVVRISFITFMLPYVANYNNAAVTAAAAMGITLLAEVVAFLYLGLHYIVSKKKLLTRKAKIESYPASPMLRIALPSAGSKLFGSFTWFLEPIIFLKALTVAGLTASAATILYGVISGVLVPLLLFPAFVSTALSIVLIPAVSDAVARQHIPLLQERISVSLRLSSLVGCVAATYFFVHGDELAMKLFHLEENRGYVKILAPIFYFYYIQSPLHSILQAIGEARAAMMNSIYGGLGKLFVMFVLASQPGIQEKGAVVAIGFGVLLTSFLHIATVRQRKNLRAGFRMFVVPYSCFIAVCVVQYFLLPIFSLPFILSSCVTLFLLFTFLLFTNQLRMTDFRYIRKLAKKV; encoded by the coding sequence ATGAGTTCTTTTGTACGAGGTACATTATTTTTAATGTTTGTGATTTTTTTATCGAAACTTTTTGGCTTCTTTTATAGAATGCAGTTTATGCGGATTGCTGGTGAAGAGGCTGTCGGCATTTATATGACCGTCTATCCAGCATTTATTTTCTTTATCTCACTCATTCAATTAGGGCTACCGATTGCTGTAGCAAAAATTGTAGCTGAATTACTCGCAAAAAATAAACGTGATAGCATCTTTGGTGTTATGCGTACAGCCATTATTTGGTCATTTATTGGCATGATTATTTTTATGCCCCTTGTAGCACTAGCAATACCATATATTTCAACAACACTTTTACATAATGAACATACCACATTTACACTATGGATTGCACTCTTTGCTGTACCTGTGTCTGTAGGCTCCGGTTTATTGCGTGCTTATTTACAAGGTGTAGCGAAAATTACACCAACAGCTTGGGCACAAATGATTGAGCAGGTTGTACGTATTAGCTTTATTACATTCATGCTTCCTTATGTGGCAAACTATAATAATGCAGCTGTTACGGCTGCTGCTGCAATGGGTATTACGCTTCTTGCAGAAGTAGTTGCATTCCTTTATTTAGGGCTACATTATATTGTGTCAAAGAAGAAATTACTAACACGTAAAGCAAAAATTGAAAGTTATCCAGCATCCCCTATGCTACGTATTGCCCTGCCATCAGCAGGTAGTAAGCTATTTGGTTCTTTCACTTGGTTTTTAGAGCCAATTATCTTTTTAAAGGCTTTAACAGTAGCTGGCTTAACAGCATCTGCTGCCACTATTTTATATGGTGTTATTTCAGGTGTTTTAGTGCCATTATTATTATTTCCTGCTTTTGTATCAACAGCATTATCCATTGTTCTTATTCCCGCTGTGAGTGATGCAGTTGCCCGTCAACATATTCCATTACTACAAGAGCGTATTTCGGTTTCCTTACGCTTATCTTCTTTAGTAGGCTGTGTTGCTGCTACCTATTTTTTTGTACATGGTGATGAATTGGCGATGAAGCTTTTCCATTTAGAAGAAAATCGTGGTTATGTGAAAATTTTAGCACCTATTTTTTATTTTTATTATATTCAAAGCCCGTTGCATTCCATCCTACAAGCAATTGGTGAGGCAAGAGCTGCCATGATGAATTCCATCTATGGTGGACTAGGTAAGCTATTTGTGATGTTTGTACTAGCCTCTCAACCAGGCATACAGGAAAAAGGCGCTGTTGTAGCAATTGGCTTTGGTGTTTTGTTGACGTCTTTCTTGCATATCGCAACAGTCAGACAACGAAAAAATTTGCGAGCAGGCTTTCGAATGTTTGTTGTGCCGTATAGCTGCTTTATCGCGGTTTGTGTAGTGCAGTATTTTTTACTGCCAATATTTTCTCTACCTTTTATACTAAGTAGCTGCGTGACATTGTTTTTACTATTTACATTTTTATTATTTACCAATCAATTGCGCATGACCGATTTCCGCTATATCCGTAAATTAGCAAAAAAGGTTTAA
- a CDS encoding DUF421 domain-containing protein, translating to MEEYFHIIFRTCFLYVFIIIVFRLMGKREVGELSVIDLVVFVLIAEVAAFALDDYKNPLLKAILPIILLLVIQILSAYLSLKFKKIRDLVDGDPALLVKDGMILESEMRKHRYNLDDLCQQLRENGIASITDVAFAYLEPSGNLSVYKKDEKPFIYPLIIDGDIQERHLLTMHKDEEWLMAELAKNNITDSSGVFFCIWEDGRLHIQLKES from the coding sequence ATGGAAGAATATTTCCATATTATTTTTAGAACTTGTTTTTTATATGTTTTTATTATTATTGTTTTTCGCTTAATGGGTAAACGAGAAGTAGGCGAATTATCCGTGATTGATTTAGTTGTCTTTGTTTTAATTGCAGAGGTAGCTGCATTTGCATTGGACGATTATAAAAATCCTTTATTGAAAGCGATACTGCCCATTATTCTGCTATTAGTGATTCAAATATTAAGTGCCTATTTATCCTTAAAGTTTAAGAAAATACGTGATTTAGTAGACGGTGATCCAGCATTATTGGTGAAAGACGGTATGATTTTAGAAAGTGAAATGCGTAAACATCGTTATAATCTCGATGATTTATGTCAGCAACTCCGAGAAAATGGTATTGCATCAATCACAGATGTGGCATTTGCCTATTTGGAACCTTCTGGTAATCTTTCTGTTTATAAAAAAGATGAAAAACCTTTTATTTACCCATTAATTATTGATGGCGATATCCAAGAAAGACATTTATTAACAATGCATAAGGATGAGGAATGGTTAATGGCTGAGCTTGCTAAAAATAATATTACAGATAGCAGTGGTGTATTTTTTTGCATTTGGGAGGACGGTCGATTGCATATTCAGTTAAAAGAATCTTAA
- the tgt gene encoding tRNA guanosine(34) transglycosylase Tgt produces the protein MTQPAIRYELLHTCKQTGARLGIVHTPHGSFETPAFMPVGTQATVKTMSPEELKEMNAGIILSNTYHLWLRPGNDIVKEAGGLHKFMNWDRPILTDSGGFQVFSLSQFRKIEEEGVHFRNHLNGDKLFLSPEKAMEIQNDLGSDIMMAFDECPPYPATYDYMLQSVDRTTRWAKRCKEAHQRPEEQGLFGIIQGGEYEDLRRRSAEALVELDFPGYAIGGLSVGEPKDVMNRVLEFTTPMMPENKPRYLMGVGSPDSLIDGAIRGIDMFDCVLPTRIARNGTLMTSEGRLVVKNAKYARDFGPIDPNCDCYTCKNYSRAYIRHLIRTEETFGIRLTSYHNLHFLLKLMEQVREAIRQDRLGDFREEFFEKYGFNGPNAKNF, from the coding sequence ATGACACAACCAGCAATTCGATATGAGCTACTTCATACTTGTAAACAAACAGGAGCGCGCCTTGGCATTGTGCATACTCCACACGGCTCCTTTGAAACACCTGCATTTATGCCAGTAGGTACGCAAGCAACGGTGAAAACAATGTCACCTGAGGAACTAAAGGAAATGAATGCGGGCATTATTTTATCCAACACCTATCATTTATGGCTTCGTCCGGGTAATGATATTGTCAAGGAAGCAGGCGGACTGCATAAATTCATGAATTGGGATCGTCCAATTTTAACAGACTCAGGTGGTTTCCAAGTGTTCTCACTTAGCCAATTCCGAAAAATTGAAGAGGAAGGCGTTCACTTCCGCAACCATCTAAACGGTGATAAATTATTTTTAAGCCCAGAGAAGGCAATGGAAATTCAAAATGATCTAGGCTCTGATATTATGATGGCATTTGATGAATGCCCGCCATATCCTGCGACATATGACTATATGCTACAATCCGTAGATCGTACAACACGCTGGGCAAAACGCTGTAAGGAAGCACATCAGCGACCTGAGGAGCAAGGTTTATTTGGGATTATTCAAGGCGGTGAGTATGAGGACTTACGCCGACGTTCTGCCGAAGCCTTAGTAGAGTTAGATTTCCCGGGCTATGCGATTGGTGGGCTATCGGTTGGTGAGCCAAAAGATGTGATGAACCGTGTGTTAGAGTTTACTACGCCAATGATGCCTGAAAATAAACCACGCTATTTAATGGGTGTAGGTTCACCGGATTCATTAATTGATGGGGCTATTCGCGGGATTGATATGTTTGACTGTGTACTACCAACACGTATTGCGCGCAATGGTACATTGATGACATCTGAAGGGCGTCTTGTAGTGAAAAATGCTAAATATGCCCGCGATTTTGGACCAATTGATCCAAACTGTGATTGCTATACATGCAAAAACTATTCACGTGCCTATATTCGTCATTTGATTCGCACGGAAGAAACATTTGGTATCCGTTTAACATCGTATCATAACCTCCACTTCCTATTAAAACTCATGGAGCAAGTACGTGAGGCAATACGCCAAGATCGCCTAGGTGATTTCCGAGAAGAATTTTTCGAGAAATATGGCTTTAATGGACCAAACGCAAAAAACTTTTAA